A stretch of the Mycolicibacterium celeriflavum genome encodes the following:
- the mftG gene encoding mycofactocin dehydrogenase MftG encodes MRSDVLIVGAGSAGSVLAERLSADPSCVVTVVETGPGPSDPRVLTQISDGLRLPIGAASSVVRRFPTTLTVDPPRHAQIMRGAVVGGSGAVNGGYFCRGLPSDFDAWGLPEWSWPEVLPHFRAIETDLDFDNALHGSEGPILVRRVAEFDGCTASFVKAATDAGHPWIDDLNGSTPEAPLRPGVGAVPLNIHQGARVGPGDAHLQPAMDRANLTLLANTRVLRIRIVAGRAVGVSCLGPQGAVDLDADRIVLCAGAIGSAHLLMLSGLGPKDVLAAAGIPVIVDLPVGTQTSDHPEWVLPVSWSETHGLPPLEAVLTTEDSLEIRPYTAGFGAMVSGRRDDPGDHPHIGVTLMRPKSRGRVRIVTADADIPPAIEHRYDTEPDDIAKLQSGTELARELISPTTELGPVSWSTSQHLSGTAPMGADGDEAAVVDSRCGVRGVDRLWVVDGSVLPAIPSRGPHATIVMLGHRAAGFVV; translated from the coding sequence GTGCGCAGTGACGTCCTGATCGTCGGTGCCGGCAGCGCCGGTTCCGTTCTGGCCGAGCGACTCTCCGCCGACCCCTCGTGCGTTGTCACCGTCGTCGAAACCGGCCCCGGACCGTCGGACCCTCGGGTGCTGACCCAGATCAGCGACGGGTTGCGGCTACCGATCGGCGCCGCCAGTTCGGTGGTGCGACGGTTTCCGACCACGCTGACCGTCGACCCGCCACGGCATGCGCAGATCATGCGCGGCGCCGTGGTGGGGGGATCCGGGGCGGTCAACGGCGGCTACTTCTGCCGAGGACTGCCGTCGGACTTCGACGCCTGGGGACTCCCGGAGTGGTCATGGCCTGAAGTGCTGCCGCATTTCCGCGCCATCGAAACCGATCTCGACTTCGACAACGCGTTACATGGATCGGAAGGTCCGATACTGGTTCGGCGGGTGGCCGAATTCGATGGGTGCACAGCATCTTTCGTCAAAGCGGCCACCGACGCGGGCCATCCGTGGATCGACGACCTCAACGGTTCCACGCCCGAGGCGCCGCTTCGCCCCGGAGTGGGAGCGGTGCCGCTGAACATCCACCAGGGCGCCCGCGTCGGTCCCGGCGATGCACATCTGCAACCCGCGATGGACCGGGCAAACCTCACACTGCTCGCCAATACCCGCGTCCTGCGAATCAGGATCGTCGCAGGCCGCGCAGTCGGCGTGAGTTGCTTGGGCCCGCAAGGCGCCGTCGACCTCGACGCCGACCGAATCGTCTTGTGTGCAGGCGCAATCGGCTCGGCTCATCTTCTGATGCTGTCTGGCCTCGGACCGAAAGACGTTCTGGCAGCGGCGGGAATACCGGTGATCGTCGATCTGCCGGTCGGCACACAAACGTCGGACCACCCGGAATGGGTGCTGCCGGTGAGTTGGTCGGAGACTCACGGACTGCCCCCGCTGGAGGCGGTTCTGACTACCGAGGATTCTCTCGAGATCCGGCCATACACAGCGGGTTTCGGTGCGATGGTCAGCGGCCGCCGGGACGATCCCGGAGACCATCCCCACATCGGGGTGACGTTGATGCGGCCGAAGTCGCGGGGACGGGTGAGGATCGTGACCGCCGACGCCGATATCCCTCCTGCCATCGAGCATCGTTACGACACCGAGCCCGACGACATCGCGAAGCTGCAATCTGGAACCGAACTGGCTCGTGAGCTCATCAGCCCGACAACAGAACTCGGCCCGGTGTCATGGTCGACGTCGCAGCACCTCTCGGGTACCGCCCCGATGGGCGCCGACGGCGACGAGGCGGCGGTCGTCGATTCGCGGTGCGGCGTGCGGGGCGTCGACCGGTTGTGGGTGGTCGACGGGTCCGTGTTACCCGCGATCCCCAGTCGCGGCCCGCACGCGACCATCGTCATGCTGGGACACCGGGCGGCCGGATTCGTCGTCTGA
- the mftF gene encoding mycofactocin biosynthesis glycosyltransferase MftF (Members of this protein family, MftF, are glycosyltransferases, members of PF00535 (glycosyl transferase family 2). The encoding gene is found as part of the mycofactocin cassette, in Mycobacterium tuberculosis, many other Actinobacteria, and occasional members of other lineages. Mycofactocin itself, a putative redox carrier, is a heavily modified derivative of the C-terminal Val-Tyr dipeptide of the mycofactocin precursor MftA (TIGR03969).), translated as MTGPRLPDGFAVQVDRRVKVLGEGSALLGGSPTRLLRLAPAAQTMLTGGRLEVHDAVSAQLARALLDATVAHPRPASGPSHRDVTVVIPVRDNASGVRRLLTAVRRLRVVVVDDGSATPLERSDFTDLHGDVLVLRHDRSRGPAAARNTGLAACNTNFVAFLDSDVVPRRGWLEALLGHFCDPAVGLVAPRIVGLREPENLVARYEAVRSSLDLGLREAPVMPYGTVSYVPSAAIICRRSMLSEVGGFDESLRSGEDVDLCWRLIESGARLRYEPVALVAHDHRTQLREWFSRRSFYGEAAAPLAVRHPGKTAPLVISGWTLLAWMLMAMGSSIGYLASIIVATVTGRRIAKSLSSVATEPRDVAVVTAHGLWSAAMQLASAICRHYWPLALIAALLSRRCRQVVLLAAVVEGVVDWLTRNGNAEDDTPRVGLLAYIVLKRLDDIAYGTGLWAGVVRERDLGALKPQIRT; from the coding sequence ATGACGGGACCGCGGCTACCCGACGGCTTCGCCGTCCAGGTCGATCGCCGGGTGAAGGTGCTCGGTGAAGGGTCCGCCCTGCTCGGTGGTTCCCCGACCCGACTCCTGCGCCTGGCGCCCGCCGCGCAGACCATGCTGACCGGCGGCCGGCTCGAAGTGCACGACGCCGTCAGCGCGCAGTTGGCCCGCGCGCTGCTCGATGCCACCGTGGCACATCCGCGGCCCGCCAGCGGCCCGTCCCACCGAGACGTCACCGTGGTAATACCGGTGCGCGACAATGCTTCTGGTGTGCGACGGCTGCTTACCGCAGTGCGCCGCCTTCGGGTCGTCGTCGTCGACGACGGCTCGGCCACCCCGCTCGAGCGGTCCGACTTCACAGATCTGCACGGCGACGTGCTGGTGCTTCGCCACGACCGCAGCAGAGGACCAGCGGCCGCCCGCAACACCGGTCTGGCGGCGTGTAACACCAACTTCGTTGCCTTCCTGGACAGCGATGTCGTGCCGCGGCGCGGATGGCTGGAGGCGTTGCTCGGCCACTTCTGCGATCCCGCCGTGGGGCTGGTGGCGCCCCGCATCGTCGGCCTGCGCGAACCCGAGAACCTGGTCGCCCGATACGAGGCGGTGCGGTCGTCGCTCGACCTCGGTCTGCGGGAGGCCCCGGTGATGCCGTACGGCACCGTGTCCTACGTCCCCAGTGCCGCGATCATCTGCCGCCGATCCATGCTCAGCGAGGTCGGCGGCTTCGACGAGTCGCTGAGGTCGGGCGAAGACGTCGATCTGTGCTGGCGCCTCATCGAGTCGGGGGCGCGTCTGCGCTACGAACCCGTGGCGCTGGTCGCGCACGACCATCGCACGCAACTGCGAGAGTGGTTCTCGCGCAGGTCTTTCTACGGCGAAGCCGCCGCGCCGCTGGCGGTCCGGCATCCCGGCAAGACCGCACCGCTGGTGATCTCGGGCTGGACGCTGCTGGCGTGGATGCTGATGGCGATGGGTTCGTCGATCGGATATCTGGCCTCGATCATCGTCGCGACCGTCACCGGCCGCCGCATCGCCAAGTCGCTGTCCAGCGTCGCGACCGAGCCCAGGGACGTCGCGGTGGTAACGGCACACGGACTGTGGTCCGCCGCCATGCAGCTCGCCTCGGCGATCTGTCGGCACTACTGGCCCCTCGCGCTGATCGCCGCGCTGCTGTCCAGGCGGTGCCGGCAGGTGGTGCTATTGGCCGCGGTCGTCGAAGGCGTCGTCGACTGGTTGACCCGTAACGGCAACGCCGAGGACGACACCCCGCGGGTCGGACTGCTCGCCTACATCGTGCTCAAACGCCTCGATGACATCGCCTACGGCACTGGGCTGTGGGCCGGTGTGGTCCGCGAGCGAGATCTCGGCGCGCTCAAACCCCAGATCCGGACCTGA
- the mftE gene encoding mycofactocin biosynthesis peptidyl-dipeptidase MftE, translated as MNSAYHRRVPSVSELANATSKQLQSTPSALLVPVGSTEQHGPHLPLDTDTRIATAVARAVADQLVGRDELNWMVAPAIGYGASGEHEEFSGTVSIGTSALRLLLVEYGRSASRWASRLVFVNGHGGNVEALAAATALLRYEGRDAVWCSCTVAGADAHAGHTETSVLLHISPQDVRVHETVPGNVSPLRELIPELRRAGVAAVSEVGVLGDPTTATEEDGARIFPDMVEACLRRITRWVPDRDGMLT; from the coding sequence GTGAATTCGGCCTACCATCGGCGGGTGCCATCTGTCAGCGAGCTCGCGAATGCGACGTCGAAGCAGCTGCAGAGCACCCCGTCAGCGCTGCTCGTCCCAGTCGGCTCCACCGAGCAGCACGGTCCACATCTACCGCTGGACACCGACACCAGAATCGCGACGGCCGTCGCTCGAGCCGTTGCTGACCAACTGGTCGGCCGCGATGAATTGAACTGGATGGTCGCGCCTGCGATCGGCTACGGCGCGAGCGGCGAGCACGAGGAGTTCAGCGGCACCGTCTCGATCGGGACGTCTGCGTTGCGGCTGTTGCTGGTGGAGTACGGGCGGTCCGCCTCACGGTGGGCGTCGCGGCTGGTCTTCGTCAACGGTCACGGCGGCAATGTGGAGGCGCTGGCGGCCGCGACGGCTTTGCTGCGCTACGAGGGCCGGGACGCAGTGTGGTGCTCGTGCACCGTGGCGGGCGCCGATGCGCACGCCGGGCACACCGAAACGTCTGTATTGCTACATATTTCGCCGCAGGATGTCCGGGTCCACGAAACGGTGCCCGGCAATGTCTCCCCCCTTCGCGAACTCATTCCCGAACTGCGACGGGCAGGTGTCGCCGCGGTGAGCGAGGTCGGCGTGCTCGGCGACCCCACCACCGCGACGGAGGAAGACGGCGCGCGGATCTTTCCCGATATGGTCGAGGCATGCTTGCGGCGGATCACGCGCTGGGTACCTGACCGCGACGGGATGTTGACATGA
- the mftD gene encoding pre-mycofactocin synthase MftD (MftD, an enzyme found in the mycofactocin biosynthesis locus, performs an oxidative deamination of 3-amino-5-[(p-hydroxyphenyl)methyl]-4,4-dimethyl-2-pyrrolidinone (AHDP). The resulting compound, now called pre-mycofactocin (PMFT), is a biologically active redox cofactor that can oxidize the non-exchangeable NADH of TIGR03971 family SDR-type oxidoreductases.), translating into MADTWFETVAAAQERAKRRLPKPVYSALVAASEKGVTVSDNVDAFAELGFAPHVIGATEKRDLATTVMGQEISLPVLISPTGVQAVHPEGEVAVARAAAARGTAMGLSSFASKPIEEVIAANPKLFFQVYWLGGRDAIAARVERARQAGAVGLIVTTDWSFSHGRDWGSPKIPEQMDLRTTVRMLPTGLTRPSWMWQWGKTLRPPNLRVPNQAARGEAGPPFFAAYGEWMGTPPPTWEDIAWLRELWGGPFMLKGVMRVDDAKRAVDAGVSAISVSNHGGNNLDGTPASIRALPAIAEAVGDDVEVLLDGGIRRGSDVVKAVALGARAVMIGRAYLWGLAANGQAGVENVLDVLRGGIDSALMGLGRASVHDLEAEDILVPPDFVRALGVPGDRTA; encoded by the coding sequence ATGGCTGACACGTGGTTCGAAACAGTCGCCGCCGCTCAGGAGCGGGCCAAGCGTCGACTTCCCAAACCGGTGTACTCCGCGCTTGTCGCCGCGAGCGAGAAGGGCGTGACGGTCTCCGACAACGTCGACGCCTTCGCCGAGTTGGGCTTCGCGCCGCACGTCATCGGGGCGACCGAGAAGCGTGATCTGGCCACCACCGTGATGGGACAAGAGATTTCGCTGCCGGTGCTGATCTCGCCGACGGGGGTGCAGGCGGTCCACCCCGAAGGCGAGGTCGCGGTCGCACGCGCGGCAGCCGCCCGCGGCACCGCGATGGGCCTGTCGTCTTTCGCCAGCAAGCCGATCGAGGAGGTGATCGCGGCCAACCCGAAGCTCTTTTTCCAGGTCTACTGGCTCGGTGGCCGGGACGCGATCGCGGCCAGGGTCGAGCGGGCCCGGCAGGCCGGCGCCGTTGGTTTGATCGTGACCACCGACTGGAGCTTCTCGCACGGCCGCGACTGGGGAAGCCCGAAGATCCCCGAGCAGATGGACCTGCGCACGACCGTGCGCATGCTCCCGACGGGGCTGACCCGGCCGAGCTGGATGTGGCAATGGGGCAAGACGCTGCGGCCGCCAAACCTGCGGGTGCCCAATCAGGCGGCCCGCGGTGAGGCGGGTCCGCCGTTCTTCGCCGCCTACGGCGAGTGGATGGGTACGCCCCCGCCGACCTGGGAGGACATCGCCTGGCTTCGCGAGCTGTGGGGCGGTCCCTTCATGCTGAAGGGGGTGATGCGGGTTGACGACGCCAAACGCGCTGTGGATGCCGGTGTTTCGGCGATCTCCGTGTCCAACCACGGTGGCAACAACCTGGACGGGACACCGGCGTCGATCCGGGCCCTGCCTGCGATCGCCGAGGCGGTCGGAGACGACGTCGAGGTGCTGCTCGACGGCGGTATCCGTCGGGGTAGCGACGTGGTGAAGGCCGTCGCGCTCGGCGCTCGTGCGGTGATGATCGGCCGGGCGTACCTGTGGGGCCTCGCGGCCAACGGGCAGGCCGGTGTCGAGAACGTGCTCGACGTCCTGCGCGGCGGCATCGATTCTGCATTGATGGGTCTGGGTCGCGCGTCGGTGCATGATCTCGAAGCCGAGGACATCCTGGTTCCGCCCGACTTCGTCCGGGCACTCGGCGTGCCCGGCGACCGGACCGCCTGA
- the mftC gene encoding mycofactocin radical SAM maturase (MftC is a radical SAM/SPASM enzyme that catalyzes the first two steps in biosynthesis of the electron carrier mycofactocin from the terminal Val-Tyr dipeptide of the precursor peptide MftA.): protein MTSVDSAPAPAAQPVPRLVEQFEHGLDAPICLTWELTYACNLACVHCLSSSGKRDPRELTTQQCKDIIDELERMQVFYVNIGGGEPTVRPDFWELVDYATAHHVGVKFSTNGVRITPEVATRLAASDYVDVQISLDGATAEVNDAVRGAGSFAMATGALQNLADAGFSDAKISVVVTRHNVDQLDEFAALAAQYGATLRITRLRPSGRGADTWDELHPTADQQRQLYNWLVAKGDGVLTGDSFFHLSGLGAPGALAGLNLCGAGRVVCLIDPVGDVYACPFAIHDKFLAGNLLSDGGFQNVWQHAPLFRELREPQSAGACGSCGHYDSCRGGCMAAKFFTGLPLDGPDPECVEGWGAPALEQERVKPKPSGDHSRGTKQGPVALKLLTKPPARFCNESPV, encoded by the coding sequence ATGACTTCTGTAGATTCGGCGCCCGCGCCGGCCGCCCAGCCCGTGCCGCGGCTCGTCGAACAGTTCGAGCACGGCCTCGACGCCCCGATCTGCCTCACCTGGGAGCTGACCTACGCGTGCAACCTGGCGTGTGTGCACTGCCTGTCGTCGTCGGGCAAGCGCGACCCGCGTGAGTTGACCACCCAGCAGTGCAAGGACATCATCGACGAGCTCGAGCGCATGCAGGTGTTCTACGTCAACATCGGCGGCGGTGAGCCGACCGTGCGTCCGGACTTCTGGGAACTCGTCGACTACGCCACCGCCCATCACGTCGGCGTCAAGTTCTCCACCAACGGCGTGCGCATCACGCCCGAGGTCGCGACCCGGCTGGCCGCCAGCGACTACGTCGATGTGCAGATCTCGCTGGACGGCGCGACCGCGGAAGTCAACGACGCCGTGCGGGGCGCCGGCTCGTTCGCGATGGCCACCGGAGCGCTGCAGAACCTCGCCGACGCCGGCTTCTCCGACGCCAAGATCTCGGTGGTCGTCACCCGCCACAACGTCGATCAGCTTGACGAATTCGCCGCTCTCGCAGCACAGTACGGTGCCACGCTGCGCATCACCCGACTGCGGCCCTCCGGTCGCGGCGCCGACACCTGGGACGAGTTGCACCCCACCGCAGACCAACAGCGTCAGTTGTACAACTGGCTCGTGGCCAAGGGCGACGGGGTGCTCACCGGCGACTCGTTCTTCCACCTGTCCGGACTGGGTGCGCCCGGCGCGCTGGCCGGGTTGAACCTGTGCGGGGCCGGCCGGGTGGTCTGCCTCATCGACCCCGTCGGCGACGTCTACGCCTGCCCGTTCGCCATCCACGATAAGTTCCTGGCCGGAAACCTCCTGTCCGACGGCGGTTTTCAGAACGTCTGGCAGCACGCACCACTGTTCCGCGAGCTGCGCGAGCCGCAGTCGGCAGGTGCCTGCGGAAGCTGCGGCCATTACGACAGCTGCCGCGGCGGCTGCATGGCCGCCAAGTTCTTCACCGGTTTGCCACTGGACGGCCCAGACCCCGAATGCGTGGAGGGCTGGGGTGCCCCGGCCCTGGAACAGGAGCGCGTCAAACCCAAGCCCAGTGGTGACCACTCCAGGGGAACCAAACAAGGTCCGGTAGCCCTGAAGCTGCTGACCAAACCCCCGGCCCGATTCTGCAACGAAAGTCCGGTGTGA
- the mftB gene encoding mycofactocin biosynthesis chaperone MftB (MftB, a small protein, is a peptide chaperone that assists the radical SAM enzyme MftC in performing two modifications to the C-terminal Val-Tyr dipeptide of the mycofactocin precursor peptide, MftA. MftB's role is analogous to the role of PqqD in the biosynthesis of PQQ, a cofactor that derives entirely from a Tyr and a Glu in the precursor PqqA.) produces the protein MASRPESDSGPGPELDSGPVFDPELGWRLHHQVAVRPEPFGALLYHFGTRKLSFLKNRTIVDVVNALSDHPDARSACRAAGIDDAQQAPYLHALGVLAQSKMLVLQ, from the coding sequence GTGGCGTCCCGGCCGGAGTCCGACTCGGGCCCCGGCCCGGAGTTGGACTCCGGCCCGGTGTTCGACCCGGAACTCGGCTGGCGGCTACACCACCAGGTGGCGGTGCGGCCCGAGCCGTTCGGGGCGCTGCTCTACCACTTCGGAACGCGCAAGCTGTCCTTCCTGAAGAACCGGACCATCGTTGACGTCGTCAACGCGCTGTCCGACCATCCCGACGCCCGATCCGCCTGCCGCGCCGCCGGTATCGACGACGCGCAGCAGGCACCGTATCTGCACGCACTCGGTGTGCTTGCTCAATCGAAAATGCTGGTGTTGCAATGA
- the mftA gene encoding mycofactocin precursor MftA (Mycofactocin is a small molecule electron carrier derived from the final two amino acids, Val-Tyr, of MftA, the mycofactocin precursor. It plays a role in redox homeostasis and the metabolism of alcohols and aldehydes in Actinobacteria, including Mycobacterium tuberculosis.) gives MEPNEQVQADELVTETLVEEVSIDGMCGVY, from the coding sequence ATGGAACCCAATGAGCAGGTGCAGGCCGACGAGCTCGTCACCGAGACGCTGGTCGAAGAGGTGTCGATCGACGGGATGTGCGGGGTCTACTGA
- the mftR gene encoding mycofactocin system transcriptional regulator (MftR, the mycofactocin system transcriptional regulator, is an uncharacterized TetR family DNA-binding transcription factor. Its role is inferred by context. It occurs as part of the biosynthesis locus for mycofactocin, a partially characterized electron carrier derived from the terminal Val-Tyr dipeptide of the precursor peptide MftA, through a radical SAM enzyme-mediated process.) yields MGSGAPHRVGRRRATTWAHISNVAIDMFAEHGFDEVSVDDVAEAAGIARRTLFRYYPSKNALPWGDFDAHLEHLRELLTDLDPSVPIRNALRTALLAFNTFDEAETARHRQRMRVILETAALQAYSMTMYAGWRAVVAAFVANRLGTRAGDLVPQTVAWTMLGVALSAYEHWLADESVSLAEALGAAFDTVADGLDALG; encoded by the coding sequence ATGGGCTCGGGAGCCCCGCATCGGGTGGGCCGCAGGCGCGCGACGACGTGGGCGCACATCAGCAACGTGGCCATCGACATGTTCGCCGAGCACGGCTTCGACGAGGTCAGCGTCGACGATGTCGCCGAAGCCGCGGGCATCGCCCGGCGCACGCTGTTTCGCTACTACCCGTCCAAGAACGCGCTGCCATGGGGCGATTTCGACGCGCACCTCGAGCATCTGCGGGAGCTGCTCACCGACCTCGATCCGAGCGTGCCGATCCGCAATGCGTTGCGCACAGCACTGTTGGCGTTCAACACCTTTGACGAGGCCGAGACCGCGCGCCATCGACAGCGCATGCGGGTGATCCTCGAGACCGCGGCGCTGCAGGCCTACTCGATGACGATGTACGCAGGATGGCGCGCGGTCGTCGCGGCGTTCGTCGCCAACCGGCTCGGTACCAGGGCCGGCGACCTGGTGCCGCAGACCGTCGCGTGGACGATGCTCGGCGTGGCGCTGTCCGCCTACGAACACTGGCTGGCCGACGAGTCGGTGTCGCTGGCCGAGGCGCTGGGCGCGGCGTTCGACACGGTCGCCGATGGCCTCGATGCGCTCGGCTGA
- a CDS encoding RNA polymerase sigma factor has product MSAEPDGTDAPRALLTLYDEALPVVYGYFVRRCGDRGTAEDLTSETFLAAMDAARKEAPPPMTVPWLLGVARHKLADHYRRRHDRFSIPVAELPDQPDTSDDWDAELDRIVAESVLAKLPEHHRTVLALRYMDDCSVPECADLIGRTVHATEALLVRARRAFRAHYPQPEGRQP; this is encoded by the coding sequence GTGAGCGCCGAACCGGATGGCACCGACGCTCCACGGGCACTGCTGACGCTGTACGACGAAGCGCTGCCGGTCGTATACGGATACTTCGTCCGGCGCTGCGGTGACCGTGGAACCGCCGAGGACCTGACGTCGGAAACCTTTCTGGCGGCGATGGACGCCGCCCGCAAGGAGGCGCCGCCGCCGATGACCGTCCCGTGGCTGCTCGGGGTGGCGCGCCACAAGCTGGCCGACCACTACCGGCGCCGCCACGACCGGTTCAGCATCCCCGTCGCCGAACTGCCCGACCAGCCCGACACGTCCGACGACTGGGACGCCGAACTGGACCGGATCGTCGCCGAAAGCGTGTTGGCCAAGCTGCCCGAGCACCATCGCACCGTGTTGGCGTTGCGCTACATGGACGACTGCTCGGTGCCCGAATGCGCCGACCTGATCGGCCGCACCGTCCACGCCACCGAGGCGCTGCTGGTGCGGGCCCGCAGGGCGTTTCGGGCGCACTACCCGCAGCCGGAAGGGAGGCAGCCGTGA
- a CDS encoding VOC family protein has product MNNSHDPLAVLHGDELPVAPDPAFAAQLRARLESALSLPNRTQGVQMSGTDTAIAELTEPSTVTSVVPRSAALPYLTVSPARDAIAWYVDAFGARVVGDPIVMDDGRIGHAELAISGGVLYLADEYPELGLKSPAPQAASVSLMLEVSDADRALARARERGATVQQEVGEAHGSRSATIVDPFGHRWMLSGPMTGSAVPIQHGDVGYVSVWVPDADRAAAFYGHVLGWSYDPATHQVTSTDQPIGIYSVASGQGMLCCYAVTDLDGARRSIIDGGGVVGQPQEFDFGTVLDATDPAGTAFAVFRPTPGTPRPALNGTGPGELSYITYQVPDSAAFKAFYGRFLFWTFEPGHVDDGWGIRDTHPMAGCAGGNREAVTVPMWTVADIDAAVARVRDAGGAVIEEPSQQPYGRSALCTDNQGTRFYLGEL; this is encoded by the coding sequence GTGAACAACAGCCACGACCCGCTGGCCGTGCTGCACGGCGACGAGCTGCCGGTCGCACCCGATCCGGCGTTCGCTGCCCAGCTGCGCGCTCGCCTGGAATCAGCACTGTCACTACCCAATCGGACACAAGGAGTTCAAATGAGTGGCACCGATACCGCGATCGCCGAACTCACCGAACCGTCGACCGTGACATCCGTCGTCCCCCGCAGCGCCGCACTGCCATACCTGACCGTCAGCCCGGCGCGCGACGCGATCGCCTGGTACGTCGATGCGTTCGGGGCGAGGGTGGTCGGTGATCCGATCGTGATGGACGACGGCCGCATCGGCCACGCCGAGCTGGCGATCTCGGGTGGCGTGTTGTACCTGGCCGACGAGTATCCCGAGCTCGGCCTCAAATCACCTGCCCCGCAGGCTGCTTCGGTGTCCCTGATGCTCGAGGTCTCCGATGCCGACCGTGCGCTGGCCCGGGCCAGGGAACGCGGCGCGACGGTGCAGCAGGAGGTCGGTGAGGCGCACGGTTCCCGCAGCGCGACCATCGTCGACCCGTTCGGCCACCGCTGGATGCTCAGCGGGCCGATGACCGGTTCGGCGGTCCCGATTCAGCACGGCGACGTCGGCTACGTCTCGGTGTGGGTGCCCGACGCCGACCGTGCCGCGGCGTTCTACGGCCACGTCCTCGGCTGGAGCTACGACCCGGCGACCCATCAGGTGACCAGCACCGACCAGCCGATCGGCATCTACAGCGTGGCAAGCGGCCAGGGCATGCTGTGCTGCTACGCGGTCACCGACCTCGACGGCGCACGGCGCTCCATCATCGACGGCGGCGGCGTGGTCGGCCAGCCCCAGGAGTTCGACTTCGGCACCGTGCTCGACGCCACCGACCCCGCCGGTACCGCGTTCGCGGTATTCCGGCCGACGCCCGGCACACCGCGGCCGGCGCTCAACGGTACTGGGCCAGGCGAACTTTCGTACATCACCTATCAGGTGCCGGATTCGGCCGCGTTCAAGGCGTTCTACGGCAGGTTCCTGTTCTGGACGTTCGAGCCGGGACACGTCGACGACGGCTGGGGTATCCGCGACACCCATCCGATGGCGGGGTGCGCCGGCGGCAACCGCGAGGCGGTGACCGTCCCGATGTGGACCGTCGCCGACATCGACGCCGCGGTGGCGCGGGTGCGTGACGCGGGGGGCGCCGTCATCGAGGAGCCGTCGCAGCAGCCGTACGGGCGCTCGGCGCTGTGCACCGACAACCAGGGCACCCGCTTCTACCTCGGCGAACTATAG